In Helianthus annuus cultivar XRQ/B chromosome 9, HanXRQr2.0-SUNRISE, whole genome shotgun sequence, the following are encoded in one genomic region:
- the LOC110877124 gene encoding toll/interleukin-1 receptor-like protein — MASTSTSSIQKSFKYDVFLSFMGEDTLTTYVDPLYHALLEKGITTYKADEKIEKEGRIHDQLIRSIQDSRFHIVVFSKNYASSSCCLDELVEIIKCQKTAEQTAYPVFFDVEPTEVGNQSGLVGEAFSKLVAKHEKGSGMFSFFKLFTRKRKRTSEDVDLEKEDNVGRWRNALKEAASLAGMELKNTFNGHEAKFVQQIVEEASLNLKFFNLSVDGKLVGMETQVIGVQGMGGESFVEDVREISKGSVRKRFKYDVFLSFRGEDTRKTFVDHLYHALDRRGITTYKDDEKIKGKGSMISS; from the exons ATGGCATCTACTTCAACTTCATCCATTCAAAAGAGCTTCAAGTACGATGTCTTTTTGAGTTTCATGGGTGAAGACACCCTTACGACCTATGTTGATCCTCTCTATCATGCTCTTCTGGAGAAAGGTATTACAACTTACAAAGCTGATGAAAAAATCGAGAAAGAGGGAAGGATACATGATCAGCTCATCCGATCTATTCAAGACTCGAGGTTTCACATAGTTGTATTCTCCAAGAACTATGCATCTTCATCATGCTGCTTAGACGAGTTGGTGGAGATTATCAAGTGCCAGAAGACAGCCGAGCAGACTGCTTACCCCGTCTTCTTTGATGTGGAACCTACTGAAGTCGGCAACCAAAGTGGGCTAGTTGGAGAAGCATTTTCCAAACTTGTTGCTAAACATGAAAAGGGAAGCGGGATGTTCTCCTTCTTTAAACTGTTCACAAGGAAGAGGAAGAGGACGTCAGAAGATGTAGATCTG GAAAAGGAAGATAATGTTGGAAGATGGAGAAATGCTCTCAAAGAAGCAGCTAGCCTGGCTGGGATGGAGTTAAAGAACACTTTCAATGG GCACGAAGCTAAATTTGTCCAACAAATTGTTGAAGAGGCTTCGCTAAATCTAAAATTCTTTAATTTGAGTGTTGATGGGAAATTAGTAGGCATGGAAACCCAGGTGATTGGGGTCCAAGGGATGGGAGGTGAAAGCTTTGTTGAGGACGTTAGGGAAATTTCAAAAGGCTCTGTTAGAAAGAGGTTCAAGTATGATGTATTTTTGAGTTTCAGGGGTGAAGACACCCGTAAGACCTTTGTTGATCATCTCTATCATGCTCTTGACCGTAGAGGCATTACCACTTACAAAGACGATGAAAAAATCAAGGGAAAAGGATCAATGATCAGCTCATGA